CCGTTCACCGTGAGAAGTTCAAGCCGCTCGGCGGCCCGGACGGCGGCAACGGCGGCCGTGGCGGTGACGTCATCCTGGTCGTCGACCAGTCGGTGACGACGCTCCTCGACTACCACCACTCCCCCCACCGCAAGGCCACGAACGGCAAGCCCGGCGAGGGCGGCAACCGCTCCGGCAAGGACGGCCAGGACCTCGTCCTGCCCGTGCCGGACGGCACCGTCATCCTCGACAAGGCGGGCAACGTGCTGGCCGACCTCGTCGGCCAGGGCACGACGTACGTCGCCGCCCAGGGTGGCCGCGGCGGCCTCGGCAACGCGGCGCTGGCCTCGGCCCGCCGCAAGGCGCCCGGCTTCGCGCTCCTCGGTGTGGCCGGCGACCTCCAGGACATCGTCCTCGAGCTCAAGACGGTCGCGGACATCGCGCTCGTCGGCTACCCGAGTGCCGGAAAGTCGTCCCTCATCTCGGTCCTGTCGGCCGCGAAGCCGAAGATCGCCGACTACCCGTTCACGACGCTCGTCCCGAACCTCGGTGTGGTGACGGCCGGCTCGACCGTCTACACCATCGCCGACGTGCCGGGCCTCATCCCGGGCGCCAGCCAGGGCAAGGGCCTCGGCCTGGAGTTCCTGCGCCATGTCGAGCGCTGCTCGGTCCTGGTCCACGTACTCGACACGGCCACCCTCGAGTCGGACCGTGACCCGGTCTCCGACCTCGACATCATCGAGGCGGAGCTCAAGCAGTACGGCGGCCTCGACAACCGTCCGCGCCTCGTCGTCCTCAACAAGGTCGACGTGCCGGACGGCCAGGACCTCGCGGACCTGGTCCGCCCCGACCTGGAGGCCCGCGGCTACCGGGTCTACGAGGTGTCGGCCGTGGCCCACAAGGGCCTCAAGGAGCTGTCCTTCGCCCTCGCCGAGATGGTCGCCTCGGCGCGTGCCGCCAAGCCCAAGGAGGAGGCGACCCGCATTGTCATCCGTCCGAAGGCGGTCGACGACTCGGGCTTCACGGTCGCGCAGGAGGAGGACGGCCTCTTCCGTGTGCGCGGCGAGAAGCCGGAGCGCTGGGTGCGCCAGACCGACTTCAACAACGACGAGGCCGTCGGCTACCTCGCCGACCGCCTCAACCGCCTCGGCGTCGAGGATTCCCTGATGAAGGCCGGCGCGGTCGCGGGCGACGGCGTGGCCATCGGCCCCGAGGACAACGCGGTCGTCTTCGACTGGGAGCCCACGGTCATGGCAGGCGCCGAGATGCTCGGCCGCCGAGGCGAGGACCACCGCATGGAGGAGCCCCGCCCCGCTGCCCAGCGTCGCCGCGACAAGCAGGCGGAGCGGGACGACGCGGAGCAGGAGTACGACGAGTTCAAGCCGTTCTAGGCCGTCGGGTGGTGCTCGGGCCGACGGACGGAGTCCGGCGCGGCTGCCCCGAAGCCTGGGCGGCCGCTTGCGGCCGGGCGGTGTGAGGGCTGCCGTGGGGAGCTTCAGCCCACCGTATGGAACAGCTGAGCATGGGGAAGGCCCCCGGGAGAATCTCCCGGGGGCCTTCCCCATGCTCAGCCTGCGCGCGGAGCGCTACGCAGTGACCGTGTCGCCCGACTCCGGATCCGATTCCAGGGCCTCGGCGATCTCGTCGGCCGTGTCCGTGTCGCGCTGGCCGGGGATCTCCGCCGCGAGGCGGGACTCCATGCGCACGCGTCGCTCGTCGGCCCGGGCGCACAGCGCGCGCACCGCGTCGTTGAAGCGGTCCAGGGACGGCGGGTCAGAGGGGCCCAAGAGGTGCTCCTTGAGCTCCGCGCGGGCCTCCGCGTGGGAATCCGTCTCCGGGGCGCGTACGGCCGCGAGAAGGGCGGGTACCTCCGTTGCCGCGGGCGTCAGGATCGTCGCCGCGCTGACCGTCGGGAATCCGGCGCGGAAATCGCCCTCGGTCATGCCGGAGGTGTTCGCGACGGCGTACGGCTTCTCGCTCGTCAGCCAGTCCGAGACGACCGAGGAGACGTCGCTGATGAGGACGTCGGCCTGGTTGAAGCAGGTGAAGATCGCCGGGCGGGCGTCCGTGATGACCAGGTGCTCCCACTCCGGGAAGGACGCCCAGTACGCGGCCTCCCACGCGGCGGTCGCCTCGGCGACGGCGGCCTGCCGGCCCCCGTCGGGCGTGCCCTGGAGCAGCATGCGCTCCATCTCGTCCGCGCTGGAGCGGAACGCGGTCGACGTCAGCTTGTCCAGCTCCGCCGCGCGGCGCACCAGCTCGGCGGCGGCCTCGGGGCCCGGCCGCGCGCCGGAGCGCTTCGCGGCCGCCTCGCGGACCATCGCCTTGATGCGCTCGTTCGCGGCGCCCGCGCGCGGGTCGACCGAGCCGGTCATCGGGTGCGGCTTGTAGAGGAGGCGCACGGAGTCATCGGCGAGCAGGTGCTTGACGATGTTCTCGCCGGCGAGAACCACCGACGTGTTGCCCGGGTTGCCGTCCCAGCCCTCCCACGTGGGGGCGTAGAGGACCGTCGTGAAGCGTTCATCTGTGGCTCCGCCACGGGGGCCCTGCGGCGCGCCGGTGGAGCGCTTGATGGGCGACAGCTGCGGGCGGCCCACCTCCACGACGTCCTTGTCCTCGACGCCGATGTCGGCGAGCTGGTAGCGCTCGCGGGCCGCGGGCCCGGCCACCCACACCTCGTCGTACGCCTTCGCGTACGGGTTGCAGGAGGACAGCTTGTCGCTCTCGCCGTGGTTGATGAACGCGTGCTTGATCGTCGGGATGCGCAGGACCTGGGAGGTCTTCGCGGCGTTCGCCGGGTGCAGCACCATCTTCAGCGTCGAGTTCTCCAGGGAGAACATCGTGGCGACCTTCGGGAAGCAGATGATCGGCACGTCGGTCGCGTCGATCTTCTGGACCATGAACCGCTCGCGCAGCACGATCAGCGGCTTGCCGTCGACCTCGGAGAGCGTGGAGAGCCACATGTTCGCCTGGTACGCGGACGACGTGCCGCCCGAGAAGTACATCGCGACGGTCGGCTTGTAGTCGGCCAGCCAGCGGTCGAGCCAGGCCATGACCTTCTGCTCGCTCAAGGCGCGCTTCTTCGGGAGCAGCCAGGTCGCGAGATAGACCGTGCCGCCGCCGAGCAGCACGATCGAGACACCGAGGCCGATGACGCCCCAGAGCGCGTCGGTGGTGGCCGCCGTGATCAGCAGGCCGATGGTGCCGGGGGCGGCGAAGCCGAGCAGGCGGTGACCCTGGCGGCGGGCCAGGATGCGCGGCGGGGCCGCGGACAGCCGCAGCTCCGACGCGTCGATGTTCCGCGTCACGATGGGCAGCGCGCGCGTGCGGCGCACCAGGACGGCCACGGCCTGGCACACGAAGTGCAGGGCGTAGAAGGCGAGCAGCGCGATGGTGAGGGGCGACTGCTCGGCCAGCGGCTCGATGCCGTCGATGCGCAGGAGACCGACCAGGATCAGCATGTCGCGCAGCAGCTGCCGGACGGTGACATCGAAGCGGATCTTGCCGAGGAGGGAGAGCAGGCCGGGCTGCTTGTACTGGAGATACGTGTCGAGCGCGAGACCCGCGGCGCTCGCGGCGACGAACACCGGGACGTACGGGATCAGCGCGCTGACGAGCTGGGCCGTGTAGAGCGCGAACATCGCGAAGAGCGCTGAGAGCTGCACGACGCGGCGGGAGGCAAGGCCGGCGGAGGGCACTGGGCGGGGCTCCTGGCAGGGGGGATCGGATGGCGGGGGGAAAGATTTGCGGGGGGTGCGCGGCATTCTTCGACGAAGGCCGACCACTGACCGTATGACTTTCGCGCCCTCGCTAGCAATCCTTCGTGACAGCAATCACCGGATAAAGGGGCAAAGGCCCCAAGGGCTCTGGGTAACGATTCCTTCCGCGGCCTCCGGCGGAATTCCTCTGGGGTGAGCCTGCCGTCCGCCCCTCGGAACCCGGAGGCGCCGCGCCGTACCGCTCACGTAGATTGCAGGACCAGGGCCGTGGCCGGGACGAGGCCCACGGCCGGTCAGCACTGATGGGGAACGCACGTGTCAGCGGCAGGGCAGGACATGAGGCAGGGCGTGGCGGAAGCCCGCAGGATCGTGGTCAAGGTCGGATCCTCCTCGCTCACCACCGCCGAGGGCGGCCTCGACGCCGACCGGGTCGACGCCCTCGTCGACGTGCTCGCCAAGTCCCGCAGCGGCGGCGAGAGGGAGATCGTGCTCGTCTCGTCCGGCGCCATCGCCGCCGGGCTCGCCCCGCTCGGCCTGCGCCGCCGCCCCAAGGACCTCGCCCGCCAGCAGGCGGCCGCCAGCGTCGGCCAGGGCCTCCTGGTGGCCCGCTACACCGCCTCCTTCGCGCGCTACGGCGTCCGCGTCGGCCAGGTCCTGCTCACCAGCGACGACATGGCCCGCCGCGCCCACCACCGCAACGCGTCGCGCACCCTCGACCAGCTCCTCGCGATGGGCGCTCTGCCCGTCGTGAACGAGAACGACACCGTGGCGACGGACGAGATCCGCTTCGGCGACAACGACCGGCTCGCCGCTCTCGTCGCCCACCTCGTCCACGCCGACCTCCTCGTCCTCCTCTCGGACGTCGACGGCCTCTACGACGGCGACCCCGCCAAGCCCGGCAGCTCGCGGATCTCCGAGGTCCGCGGCCCCGCCGACATCGCGCACGTCAAGATCGGCAGCGCGGGCAAGGCGGGCGTCGGCACCGGCGGCATGGTCACCAAGGTCGAGGCGGCCGGGATCGCCGCCGCCGCGGGTATCCCCGTCGTCCTCACCAGCGCGGTGCACGCCGCCGACGCGCTCGCCGCCCGCGACACGGGCACGTACTTCCACCGCACGGGCCGGCGCAGCGCCGACCGCCTCCTGTGGCTCCAGCACGCCTCCACCCCGCAGGGCGCGCTCACGCTCGACGACGGGGCGGTGAAGGCCGTCGTCGAGGGTCGCAAGTCGCTCCTTCCCGCAGGCATCGCGGCCGTCGAGGGCGAGTTCGGCGCGGGCGACCCCGTCGAGCTGCGCGACGCCACGGGGCGGGCGATCGCACGCGGCCTGGTGAACTTCGACGCCAAGGAGATCCCGCAGCTCATCGGTCGCTCCACCCGCGAGCTGGCCCGTGAGCTCGGGCCCGCGTACGAGCGTGAGGTCGTCCACCGGGACGATCTGGTGCTGCTGCACCCCTGACCGCCCCGGCGTACTCGTGAAGATCCGGCGTCCGCGCCGGGCGTAAACCGTGTAGACGGCCGAAAGCCGGGCCTCCCGCGGGGGACCTTCCCCAAAACGGCCCCACGAGGGCGCTTGGCCTGCTCAACTTTGGTGCAGGAAGTTCCGCACGACCATTGCGCAAAGGAGGCCGTCGTGAGACGAGCGCGCCCGGGGGCGACGTCCCGAGGGTCGGCGGAGCGGGCACTGACCAGCGTCGCGGCCGGCGAGTCGTACCAGGGCAGCGGGCAGGAGGAGAGCGCCGTGACGGAGGAAGGCCCCCGCCTCTGGCATGTCACTCTCAGCGTCTCCGGCGCCGACGCGCCCCTCGCCGAGGTTCGGCGGGGACTCGAACAGCTGGCGCACGACCATCCCTTTCTGCTGACGAGCCGGTACGCCGTCGACCACGCCGAGATCCGCTACTGGGAAGAGGCCCGCGACCTGCACGACGCGGCCGCCGTGGCGCTGCGCCTGTGGGGCGAGCACCGCCAGAGTTCCCAGCTCCCGCCGTGGGAGATCGTCGGCCTCGAGGTCATCGACCGCGACACGTACCACCAGCGCATAGCCGAGGGCTACGGGCCTCTGCCGGCCACCCCGGTCGGCGTACACCCGTTTTAGGTCACATCTCAGGGTTCGGAACAGCCGCCGGACAGCCCTCGCGCGCGCATTACCCTGCCGATATGACCTCGCTCTCGCCGTACGACTCGATGACCCCCGTCACCCAGGCCGCCTACCGCGCCCGGTCCGCGGCCGGCGTGATCGCCCCGCTGCCGCGGGCCGCGAAGGACGACGCTCTCGCCGCGATCGCCGACGCCCTCGAAGTGCGCACGGCCGAGATCGTCGAGGCGAACGCCAAGGACATCGCCCGCGCCCGCGAGGCCGGCACCAGCGAGTCGGTCATCGACCGCCTCACGCTCACGCCCGAGCGGGTCCGCGCCATCGCCGCCGACGTGCGCGACGTCGTCGCCCTGCCCGACCCGGTCGGCACGGTCGTCCGCGGCAACACCCTCCCGAACGGCATCGACCTGCGCCAGGTCCGCGTCCCGCTCGGCGTCGTCGGCATCATCTACGAGGCCCGCCCGAACGTGACCGTGGACGCCGCCGCCCTCTGCCTCAAGTCGGGCAACGCCGTTCTCCTGCGCGGAAGTTCGTCCGCGTACGAGTCCAACACCGCCCTCGTGCGGGTGCTGCGCGACGCGGTCGGCGGCTCCGGGCTGCCCGCCGACGCCATCCAGCTCGTGCCCGGGGAGAGCCGCGACTCCGTCAACGAGCTGATGCGGGCGCGCGGCCTGGTCGACGTCCTCATCCCGCGCGGCGGCGCCTCCCTCATCAAGAACGTCGTCGAGAACTCGATCGTCCCCGTCATCGAGACCGGCACCGGCAACTGCCACGTCTACGTCGACGCCCACGCGGACCTCGACATGGCCGTCGACATCCTGATCAACTCCAAGGCGCAGCGCCCCAGCGTCTGCAACGCCGCCGAGACCCTCCTCGTCCACCAGGACATCGCCGACGCCTTCGTGCCCCGCGCCCTTGCGGCCCTCGCCGAGGCCGGCGTCACCGTGCACGCCGACGAGCGCGTTCTCGCGTACGCCGAGGGCTCCAAGGCCACCGTCGTCGAGGCGACCCCCGAGGACTGGGAGACCGAATACCTCTCGTACGACATCGCGGCCGCCGTCGTGCACTCCCTGGACGCTGCCGTGGAGCACATCCGCCTCTGGTCCTCCGGCCACACCGAGGCCATCGTCACCACCTCGCAGCAGGCGGCCCGCCGCTTCACCCAACTGGTCGACTCCACCACGGTCGCCGTGAACGCCTCGACGCGCTTCACCGACGGCGGCCAGTTCGGCTTCGGCGCCGAGATCGGCATCTCCACCCAGAAGCTCCACGCCCGGGGCCCCATGGGCCTTCCGGAGCTCACGAGCACCAAGTACATCGTCACCGGCGACGGCCACACCCGGTAGTCGCGGGCATGCGGACGGGAACAAAGGGAATTCCCGCACCGACTGCCCAAAACGACCCCCCAGGTCTACTCTGGACGCGTGCCGGAGGACGTGGGGGGCACGCCGTTCCCTGACGGCTGGGAGCCCGACGACGACCGCGACCGCGGGGGTGCGGACGAAGAGTTCGCCTCCGTGGTCTTCGACGAGGCCTTCGTGAAAGCCGCCGAGGTCCATGAACCCACCGCGGTCGAGCGGCTGCTCGCCGCGGCGCAGGCGCGCGCCGAGGCCCAGGAAGCCGAGGCACGAAGGGCCCGCACGCGTGGCTCCGCGGTCGACGACGACCTCTACGACGACGGGTACGGCCCCGACCCGCGAGGCGGCTACGCCCACGGCCCGGAGGTGGACGACCTCTACGACCCCGATGTCGACGAGGACGGCTACCCGCGCCCCGGCGCCGCGAAGGTGCGCTGGCGCCGCCCCGTCGCCTGGCTGCTCGCCCTCGTCATGGGCATCGGCATGGTCGCGCTCGCCTTCACCGCCGTCTACCGCGGCGCCTCGTCGGGCGGCCGCCAGGACCGGGTCCCGCCGCCCGCGACGACCGAGCTGGAGAAGGGCTTCCCGACCGCCCCCAGCGCCTCGGCCGAATACTTCCAGCCACCGGTCCCCGCGACCCCGCGGACCCCCTGACCACGGACGGGTACACCCCGTGAGCACAGGGTTGAGAACCTGTCGGAAGTTGTCGTGTACCAGGGCGTTTACCGGACCCCCGACAGACCTACCCTGAAGGTATGGGCGAGCCAGGAGACCCACCGGAGGGGACCCCCGAGAGCGCTCCCGGCGGTGGTGGCGAGGACGAGTACCGATCCGTCGTCTTCGACGAGTCGTTCATCCGTGCTGCCCGGCTCCAGGAGTTCTCCGCGCAGGAGCGCATCACCGACCACGCGCCCGCCGTACGCCGGCGCCCCGGACTGCGCCGCGGCTTCACCCGGCAGGCCGTCATCCTCGTCATCCTGATCGTTGTCGCGTTCGGCACCGCGATCTACATGGGCGTGCGCAACCCGTACCAGAGCCCCGCCACCGCCCGCCGGCCCGAACCGCTGCGCATGACCGTCATCCCGCTCTCGCCGCAGGGCAAGGTGCCCGGCGCCGCCTCGGTGTCCCAGCTCTACAAGCACAGCCCCGCCGCCGAGTTCAGGACGGCCGCCGAAGGCATCAACCTGCCCCCGGAGCAGCGCACTTCGCACTTCTCCGAGAGTCAGGTCTACGCCGCCCTGACCACCGTCAAGGACTATCTCGTCGAGTCCTCGCTCGACCCCGACGTGCTCACCGGGAAGGCCGTGCGGCCCGTGCGGATCCTGCTCGACCCGCAGCAGCTCGACCAGTTCGACCGGAGCTTCGACCGGCCCGCCGCCGACGGACGGCACGAGGCCACCGGCTGGCTCGTCCGCTTCGACCCGAAGCAGGCCGAGCTCGCCGACACCGGGATCCGCGTCCAGGGCACCCTGCGCGCCACGGAGTCCGACGCGAACACCCTCGAGGTCGTCTCCGACCACACCTTCGTCTATGCGCTGCGCCCGGCCGGCGCCGGTTCCGACGCGAAGGCGTCCCTGTTCACCGTCCGCCGCGAGCTGCACTTCCGCTTCGACCGTGACGACCTGCGCATGCACCAGGCCGAGGTGCTCGTCAGCTATACGCAGGCCGGGCCGCTGTCCTGCTCCGTCGACTCGGCCGCCCATCTGCACCCGCTGCTCGCGGGGCAGGCACCGAAGGAGGGCGGCCCGGCCGGCACCGACCCGTACGCCACGGGCGGCACCGCCTCGCTGTGCGGTGCTCTCGCGCCGGGCGCCCAGCCTTCGCTCTGAGCCCCGCGGGACCTACTCGCCGTCCTCCGGCGTCCCGTGGTTGCCCGTGTGCGCGCCGCCGTTTCCGCCGCCGCCGAACTTCCCGCGCAGCTTGCCGCCCAGGTCGCCCGCGCCGCCCGCGATGTCCGAGACCAGCTTCATCAGCGGGTCCTTGGAGTTGCGCATGTTGTCCGCGTAGTGCGAGGCCGACTGGCGGAACGAGTCGGTGACCGAGGTGTCCTTGTCCTCGGTGCGGCGCGGGTAGTGGCCGTCCATG
The DNA window shown above is from Streptomyces sp. NBC_01445 and carries:
- a CDS encoding glutamate-5-semialdehyde dehydrogenase, which gives rise to MTSLSPYDSMTPVTQAAYRARSAAGVIAPLPRAAKDDALAAIADALEVRTAEIVEANAKDIARAREAGTSESVIDRLTLTPERVRAIAADVRDVVALPDPVGTVVRGNTLPNGIDLRQVRVPLGVVGIIYEARPNVTVDAAALCLKSGNAVLLRGSSSAYESNTALVRVLRDAVGGSGLPADAIQLVPGESRDSVNELMRARGLVDVLIPRGGASLIKNVVENSIVPVIETGTGNCHVYVDAHADLDMAVDILINSKAQRPSVCNAAETLLVHQDIADAFVPRALAALAEAGVTVHADERVLAYAEGSKATVVEATPEDWETEYLSYDIAAAVVHSLDAAVEHIRLWSSGHTEAIVTTSQQAARRFTQLVDSTTVAVNASTRFTDGGQFGFGAEIGISTQKLHARGPMGLPELTSTKYIVTGDGHTR
- a CDS encoding SCO2584 family spore wall biosynthesis protein, with amino-acid sequence MPEDVGGTPFPDGWEPDDDRDRGGADEEFASVVFDEAFVKAAEVHEPTAVERLLAAAQARAEAQEAEARRARTRGSAVDDDLYDDGYGPDPRGGYAHGPEVDDLYDPDVDEDGYPRPGAAKVRWRRPVAWLLALVMGIGMVALAFTAVYRGASSGGRQDRVPPPATTELEKGFPTAPSASAEYFQPPVPATPRTP
- the obgE gene encoding GTPase ObgE, coding for MTTFVDRVELHVAAGSGGHGCASVHREKFKPLGGPDGGNGGRGGDVILVVDQSVTTLLDYHHSPHRKATNGKPGEGGNRSGKDGQDLVLPVPDGTVILDKAGNVLADLVGQGTTYVAAQGGRGGLGNAALASARRKAPGFALLGVAGDLQDIVLELKTVADIALVGYPSAGKSSLISVLSAAKPKIADYPFTTLVPNLGVVTAGSTVYTIADVPGLIPGASQGKGLGLEFLRHVERCSVLVHVLDTATLESDRDPVSDLDIIEAELKQYGGLDNRPRLVVLNKVDVPDGQDLADLVRPDLEARGYRVYEVSAVAHKGLKELSFALAEMVASARAAKPKEEATRIVIRPKAVDDSGFTVAQEEDGLFRVRGEKPERWVRQTDFNNDEAVGYLADRLNRLGVEDSLMKAGAVAGDGVAIGPEDNAVVFDWEPTVMAGAEMLGRRGEDHRMEEPRPAAQRRRDKQAERDDAEQEYDEFKPF
- the proB gene encoding glutamate 5-kinase; translation: MRQGVAEARRIVVKVGSSSLTTAEGGLDADRVDALVDVLAKSRSGGEREIVLVSSGAIAAGLAPLGLRRRPKDLARQQAAASVGQGLLVARYTASFARYGVRVGQVLLTSDDMARRAHHRNASRTLDQLLAMGALPVVNENDTVATDEIRFGDNDRLAALVAHLVHADLLVLLSDVDGLYDGDPAKPGSSRISEVRGPADIAHVKIGSAGKAGVGTGGMVTKVEAAGIAAAAGIPVVLTSAVHAADALAARDTGTYFHRTGRRSADRLLWLQHASTPQGALTLDDGAVKAVVEGRKSLLPAGIAAVEGEFGAGDPVELRDATGRAIARGLVNFDAKEIPQLIGRSTRELARELGPAYEREVVHRDDLVLLHP
- a CDS encoding SCO2583 family membrane protein; amino-acid sequence: MGEPGDPPEGTPESAPGGGGEDEYRSVVFDESFIRAARLQEFSAQERITDHAPAVRRRPGLRRGFTRQAVILVILIVVAFGTAIYMGVRNPYQSPATARRPEPLRMTVIPLSPQGKVPGAASVSQLYKHSPAAEFRTAAEGINLPPEQRTSHFSESQVYAALTTVKDYLVESSLDPDVLTGKAVRPVRILLDPQQLDQFDRSFDRPAADGRHEATGWLVRFDPKQAELADTGIRVQGTLRATESDANTLEVVSDHTFVYALRPAGAGSDAKASLFTVRRELHFRFDRDDLRMHQAEVLVSYTQAGPLSCSVDSAAHLHPLLAGQAPKEGGPAGTDPYATGGTASLCGALAPGAQPSL